The genomic segment TCGAGGCCGGCCAGGTGTGGCGCGGCTTCCCCGAGCCGTCGGACGATGAGGTCGATCGTCTGCGCGAGCGGCTGACGGCCGCCGGCGGCGCCGTGACGATCGTCGGGGCCAGCCTGGACGACTGGGCGCTGCCGGCCCGCCGGCGCACCGAGACCGAGCGACTCGGGTTCCTCGAGCCGCAGCTGCGGGCGGCCGCGCGCCTGGGCGCGATCGGGGTGCGCGTGCCGTTCGGCCAGGCAGGACCGGAGCTCCTGCGCCTCGCGCAGCCGGTGCTCGAGGAGCTGGGAGTCGTCCTCTTCGAAGAGATCCAGGGGCAGCAGACCCTCGACTCCCCCGCCGTCGCGGACAACCTCGCCCTCCTCGAGACGCTCGACGACCCGCGCATCCGCGTGCTGATCGACATCAGCATGCTCATGCCGTCGCTGCCGCCCACCTACCTCGAGGAGCTCCGCCGCGGCGGACTCGACGAAGAGCTCGTCCGCCGGCTGGAACGTCAGTGGCGCGCGCCCGAGACGCACGAGGCCGTCGTCGCCGCGCTGCGCGGAGGGCGAGTGCCTCCCGCCGTGCACACGCTCTACATGAACCTGCTCGTGCGGTTCGGCCGCTCCGACGTCACCGACCTCGAGCCGCTCCTCCCGCTCACCTCGGGGGTTCATCTGAAGTTCTGGGACCTGGACGACACCGACGGGCGGGTCTCCCGCCCCATCGCCGACATCGGCTCGGCGCTGCGCCGCGTCGGGTTCACGGGCACCCTTACGAGCGAGTGGGGCGGGCACGAGTGGCTCGACGCCGACCCTGCCACGACGACCCGCGCACACCTCGAGCTCGCCCGGCGCGCACTGACCGAGGCATCCGTCCCCGCCGTATAGACCGCCACAACGTCGGTCATCGCCCTCCGGTCGGGCCGACCGGACCGTTCCGCTCCGACGGGGCGGCGATCTCCGACGTTGTGGCGGGCCGCGGGTCAGCTGCCGGTGGGCGTCCAGGCGCTGCCGTTGCCGGAGCTGCGCTCGACCGCCTCGAGGACGCGCTGGATGTGCAGGCCGTCCGCGAACGACGGCTCGGGCTGCGTGCCGGCGGCGATCGCCTGGACGAGGTCGGCGACCTGGTGGCTGAAGCCGTGCTCGTAGCCCAGCATGTGCCCGGTCGGCCACCACGGCGCCAGGTAGGGATGATCGTGCTCCGTCACGAGGATCCGGCGGAACCCCTGCTCGGTGTCGGGAAGGGTCGCGTCGTAGAAGCCGAGCTCGTTCATGTTCTCGAGGTCGAACGAGACGGCGCCGAGCGACCCGGCCACCTCGACGCGCAGCGCGTTCTTGCGGCCGGTGCGGAAACGCGTGGCCTCGAACGACGCCAGCGCGCCGGACGAAAGGCGGCCGGTGAACAGCGCCAGGTCGTCCACGGTGACCGCGCCGCGCTCCTGCCGCGCCGTGCCCGACAGCCCGACCCCCTCGCCGAGCAGCGGCCGCTCGCTCACGATCGTCTCGAGGATGCCCGAGACCGTCTCGACGCGCTGCCCCGTGATGTACTCGGTCAGATCGATCGCGTGCGCGCCGATGTCGCCCAGTGATCCGGATCCCGCGCGCTCCTTCTGCAGGCGCCACGTCAGCGGCGCCTCGGCGTCCATCAGCCAGTCCTGCAGGTATTCCGCGCGCACCTGGCGGACCTCGCCGATCCGGCCGGCGGCGACGAGGTCGCGGGCGAACGTCGCCGCCGGCACGCGACGGTAGGTGAAGCCCACCATCGAGCGGATGCCGCGGGCCGACGCCCGCTCGGCAGCCTCGGTCATCGCCTCGGCCTCGGCCACGGTGTTGGCCAGCGGCTTCTCGCACAGGACGTGCTTGCCGGCCTCGAGGGCGGCGATCGCGATCTCGGCGTGCGTGTCGCCCGGCGTGACGATGTCGACCAGATCGATGTCGTCGCGGCCGATCACCTCGCGCCAGTCGGTCGCGCTCTCGCGCCACCCCCACTTGTCCGCGGCGGCGGCCACCCCCGCCTGATCGCGGCCGACGACGACGTCCATGGACGGCGACAGGGGCAGATCGAAGAATCGCGGGGCGACGCGCCATCCCTGCGAGTGCGCGGCCCCCATGAAGCCGTAGCCGATCATGGCGACGCGCAG from the Microbacterium atlanticum genome contains:
- a CDS encoding Gfo/Idh/MocA family protein, with amino-acid sequence MIGYGFMGAAHSQGWRVAPRFFDLPLSPSMDVVVGRDQAGVAAAADKWGWRESATDWREVIGRDDIDLVDIVTPGDTHAEIAIAALEAGKHVLCEKPLANTVAEAEAMTEAAERASARGIRSMVGFTYRRVPAATFARDLVAAGRIGEVRQVRAEYLQDWLMDAEAPLTWRLQKERAGSGSLGDIGAHAIDLTEYITGQRVETVSGILETIVSERPLLGEGVGLSGTARQERGAVTVDDLALFTGRLSSGALASFEATRFRTGRKNALRVEVAGSLGAVSFDLENMNELGFYDATLPDTEQGFRRILVTEHDHPYLAPWWPTGHMLGYEHGFSHQVADLVQAIAAGTQPEPSFADGLHIQRVLEAVERSSGNGSAWTPTGS
- a CDS encoding DUF6379 domain-containing protein, which codes for MTLPMLLDDALITTPAGFALRVSLPWIRSMPLAAVTDVSVSIDGEQAAVHAVVDGREVPPAELAAETSWWFIQDRVELRGDAEVSPGAHDVALSFALVVPYLQAGPAGPLTLPFRMERALVAGEATAVGGAAATMPARTTDAAEPARAAAALPSAWPLSASAFNWTPQVIRAERTAEDIAVAVAAEGISRTLEIEAGQVWRGFPEPSDDEVDRLRERLTAAGGAVTIVGASLDDWALPARRRTETERLGFLEPQLRAAARLGAIGVRVPFGQAGPELLRLAQPVLEELGVVLFEEIQGQQTLDSPAVADNLALLETLDDPRIRVLIDISMLMPSLPPTYLEELRRGGLDEELVRRLERQWRAPETHEAVVAALRGGRVPPAVHTLYMNLLVRFGRSDVTDLEPLLPLTSGVHLKFWDLDDTDGRVSRPIADIGSALRRVGFTGTLTSEWGGHEWLDADPATTTRAHLELARRALTEASVPAV